The Hyphomonadaceae bacterium ML37 genome includes a region encoding these proteins:
- a CDS encoding NAD-glutamate dehydrogenase, with product MNAVISVAYAFDQDTFLKAGRALFKARLKACGPDAESYLQQVWSDALADDMAGLTMDDALALAAEFWEYAAARPGEKIKVRVRRANGADGRELDRDVLEVIGQDRPFLVDSVMGEIAVLGLDVLAMFHPIVKVHRDGNADRVEAGDRAITESMIQVHVDRMSAEARARLEQEVTATLADVRDAVDDWKGMLAQMDEVIGHIETAPTNAPKEELDEALAFLRWLRAGQFTFLGCRDYRYIVGADGKLERKEPDIVDGSGLGVLRDPDRNVLRSTAEPLLLSPAIEAYLRAPSPVIVAKANMKSRVHRRVYMDYIGVKRYREDGSVIGETRFVGLFTSDAYDQMAREVPLIRRKVRRVIERSGKQPGSHSYKKLQNIVETYPRDELFQTEENDLLQLALGILHLYDRPRTKLFMRRDQFDRFVSCLLFVPRERYNSKVRELAGELIREAFNGRLSAFYPNFGDGPLARVHFIVGLNPFNHPEPDPAELERRIAALARTWEDELNAAARAAVDTALRRAVLTYVDGFSAGYRERFTPDDALADVRRMETVSGYQPLAARAYAAPGDGPGRLRVKLYRHGEQIALSEVLPVLENLGLHVQAEAGFPVRRQGADGAGETIWVHEFEARMAASTARDVASVADAFEDALLAVLSGQGEDDGFNKLVLAIGVTWRQAAFLRTCARYRQQSGLDPSQTLQEEAFAANPEIALGLLRLAETRFDPALDLDMKTRESHAKAIAADIRTRLDAVESLDHDRALRRILRLIEAVLRTNFYQTCADGSPKPWISLKIASRKLRDLPAPKPYREIFVWSPRVEGVHLRFGPVARGGLRWSDRREDFRTEVLGLVKAQQVKNAVIVPVGSKGGFYAKQLPDRSDREAWLAEGQEAYKVYLRGLLDITDNLAEDAVKRPENVVCWDGEDPYLVVAADKGTATFSDMANGVAQSEYDFWLGDAFASGGSAGYDHKKMGITARGAWVSVQRHFREMGKDIQTEPFTVIGVGDMSGDVFGNGMLLSKTIKLLAAFDHRDIFIDPDPADMDAAWNERNRLFQLPRSSWQDYDKSLISKGGGVFPRSAKAIPLSDEIRALTGLEGKTAAPNDLMRALLKAEVELIWFGGIGTYMKASHEQDWEVGDRANDPLRINGNEMNAAVIGEGANLGVTQAARIEYARHGGRCNADFVDNSAGVDSSDHEVNIKILLNPMVRDGQMDIPARNVLLESMTDAVAEHVLQHNYDQSLALTIAREHAAEDIDAHERLMDRLEKAGQLDRKVEGLPAAEQLRELKEQGLGLTRPEIAVLASYAKITLFDALVASSAPDDPHFSGMLVTYFPDHLASHAEAMHGHRLKREIIATRLANDMVNLGGPTFLSRAIESTGANVDAIARAFEAGRRIFRFKDFTDRINALDNKAPASVQTALHDEVIRLLRRQTYWLARRAMGRDAAPIAEVIAAYQPGVDALKTLVDTVVSPHDADGIASRMQAYVDQGAPVDLASDVARLKPLTSSSDVIDLARESAWPLAAAAALYHAVGARFRFDVLRGAGGQLSSSLHWDRLAMRRLIEDLYASQYALTTQVSAYAAKAGGALAAGVENPDRDWAVHLVESWTSQHSAEVDRADRTLEELGSSGVWALSKVAIASTQLRELAGCQTANQTASWPES from the coding sequence ATGAACGCTGTCATCAGCGTCGCCTATGCGTTCGATCAAGACACCTTCCTCAAAGCCGGACGCGCGTTGTTCAAGGCGCGGCTCAAGGCCTGCGGGCCCGACGCGGAAAGCTATCTGCAGCAGGTGTGGAGCGACGCGCTGGCCGACGACATGGCCGGACTGACCATGGACGACGCCCTCGCCCTGGCCGCCGAATTCTGGGAGTACGCCGCCGCCCGGCCGGGCGAGAAAATCAAGGTGCGCGTGCGCCGGGCCAACGGCGCTGACGGGCGCGAGCTGGATCGCGACGTGCTCGAAGTGATCGGTCAGGACCGGCCTTTCCTGGTTGATTCGGTCATGGGCGAGATCGCGGTTTTGGGTCTCGACGTGCTGGCCATGTTCCACCCCATCGTCAAAGTGCACCGTGACGGCAATGCCGACCGGGTCGAGGCGGGCGATCGGGCCATCACCGAATCCATGATCCAGGTCCATGTCGACCGGATGTCGGCCGAAGCGCGCGCCAGGCTGGAACAGGAAGTCACGGCGACCCTGGCCGATGTGCGCGATGCGGTGGATGACTGGAAGGGCATGCTCGCCCAGATGGACGAGGTGATCGGCCATATCGAGACCGCGCCCACCAATGCGCCCAAGGAAGAGCTGGACGAGGCGCTGGCCTTCCTGCGCTGGCTGCGGGCGGGTCAGTTCACTTTCCTGGGCTGCCGCGACTATCGCTATATCGTCGGCGCGGACGGCAAGCTGGAGCGCAAGGAGCCCGATATCGTCGACGGCTCCGGCCTGGGCGTGCTGCGCGATCCCGACCGCAACGTGCTGCGCTCCACCGCCGAGCCGCTGCTGCTGAGCCCGGCCATCGAGGCGTATCTGCGCGCGCCATCGCCGGTGATCGTGGCCAAGGCCAATATGAAAAGCCGCGTCCACCGGCGCGTCTACATGGATTATATCGGCGTCAAACGCTATCGCGAGGACGGTTCGGTGATCGGGGAAACCCGGTTTGTCGGCCTGTTCACCTCCGACGCCTATGACCAGATGGCGCGCGAAGTGCCGCTGATCCGGCGCAAGGTGCGCCGGGTGATAGAGCGCTCGGGCAAGCAGCCCGGCTCGCACTCCTACAAAAAGCTCCAGAACATCGTGGAGACCTATCCGCGCGACGAGCTGTTCCAGACCGAGGAGAACGATCTCCTGCAGCTGGCGCTGGGGATTCTCCATCTCTATGACCGGCCGCGCACCAAGCTGTTCATGCGCCGCGACCAGTTCGACCGCTTCGTCTCCTGCCTGCTGTTCGTGCCGCGCGAGCGCTATAACTCGAAAGTGCGCGAGCTGGCCGGCGAACTCATCCGCGAGGCGTTCAACGGGCGGCTCTCGGCCTTCTACCCCAATTTCGGCGATGGCCCGCTGGCCCGGGTCCATTTCATCGTCGGGCTCAACCCGTTCAACCACCCCGAACCCGATCCGGCCGAGCTGGAGCGCCGGATCGCCGCGCTGGCGCGCACTTGGGAGGACGAGCTGAACGCCGCCGCGCGCGCCGCCGTGGACACCGCCCTGCGCCGCGCTGTGCTGACTTATGTGGACGGGTTCTCCGCCGGCTATCGCGAGCGCTTCACGCCGGATGACGCGCTGGCGGATGTGCGGCGCATGGAGACGGTGAGCGGGTATCAGCCATTGGCTGCGCGCGCCTACGCCGCGCCGGGCGATGGCCCGGGCCGGCTGCGCGTCAAGCTGTACCGCCATGGCGAGCAGATCGCCCTGTCTGAGGTCCTGCCGGTGCTGGAAAATCTCGGCCTGCATGTGCAGGCAGAGGCCGGCTTCCCGGTGCGCCGTCAGGGCGCGGATGGCGCAGGCGAGACGATCTGGGTGCACGAGTTCGAAGCCCGCATGGCTGCAAGCACGGCCAGGGACGTCGCCAGCGTGGCGGACGCCTTCGAAGACGCCTTGCTCGCCGTATTGTCGGGCCAGGGCGAGGATGACGGGTTCAACAAGCTGGTGCTGGCTATCGGCGTCACCTGGCGCCAGGCGGCATTCCTGCGCACCTGCGCGCGCTATCGCCAGCAATCGGGTCTCGATCCGTCACAGACTCTGCAGGAAGAGGCTTTCGCGGCCAATCCGGAGATTGCGCTGGGCCTGTTGCGTCTGGCCGAGACACGCTTTGATCCGGCGCTGGATCTGGACATGAAGACGCGCGAGTCCCATGCCAAGGCTATCGCCGCCGACATCCGCACCCGTCTGGACGCCGTCGAGAGCCTGGACCATGACCGCGCTCTGCGCCGGATCCTGCGCCTGATCGAGGCGGTGCTGCGCACCAATTTCTACCAGACTTGCGCCGATGGTTCGCCCAAGCCCTGGATCTCGCTCAAAATCGCCAGCCGCAAGCTGCGCGACCTGCCGGCGCCCAAGCCCTATCGCGAGATTTTCGTGTGGAGCCCTCGCGTCGAGGGCGTGCATTTGCGCTTCGGCCCGGTGGCGCGCGGCGGCCTGCGCTGGTCCGATCGGCGCGAGGATTTCCGCACCGAGGTGCTGGGTCTGGTCAAGGCCCAGCAGGTGAAGAACGCCGTCATCGTGCCGGTGGGCTCCAAGGGCGGGTTCTACGCCAAGCAGCTGCCCGACCGCTCCGACCGCGAAGCCTGGCTGGCCGAAGGTCAGGAAGCCTACAAGGTCTACCTGCGCGGCCTGCTCGATATCACCGACAATCTGGCTGAGGACGCGGTGAAGCGCCCCGAAAACGTCGTGTGCTGGGATGGCGAAGACCCGTATCTCGTGGTCGCCGCCGACAAGGGCACGGCCACCTTCTCTGACATGGCCAATGGCGTGGCCCAGAGCGAGTATGATTTCTGGCTCGGCGACGCCTTCGCGTCGGGCGGATCGGCGGGTTATGACCACAAGAAGATGGGCATCACCGCGCGCGGCGCCTGGGTGTCGGTGCAGCGCCATTTCCGCGAAATGGGCAAGGATATCCAGACCGAGCCCTTCACCGTCATCGGCGTGGGCGACATGTCCGGCGACGTGTTCGGCAATGGCATGCTGCTGTCGAAGACGATCAAGCTGCTGGCTGCGTTTGACCACCGCGACATCTTTATCGACCCCGATCCGGCCGACATGGACGCCGCCTGGAATGAGCGCAACCGCCTGTTCCAGCTGCCGCGTTCCAGCTGGCAGGATTATGACAAAAGCCTGATCTCCAAAGGCGGCGGCGTGTTCCCGCGCAGCGCCAAGGCGATCCCGCTGAGCGATGAAATCCGCGCCCTGACCGGGCTGGAGGGCAAGACCGCTGCGCCCAACGATCTGATGCGCGCCCTGCTCAAGGCCGAGGTGGAACTGATCTGGTTTGGCGGCATCGGGACCTACATGAAAGCCAGTCACGAACAGGACTGGGAGGTGGGCGACCGGGCCAATGATCCGCTGCGCATCAACGGCAACGAGATGAACGCCGCCGTCATCGGCGAAGGCGCCAATCTGGGCGTCACCCAGGCCGCGCGCATCGAGTACGCGCGCCATGGCGGCCGCTGCAATGCCGACTTCGTGGACAATTCGGCCGGGGTCGACAGCTCCGACCATGAGGTCAATATCAAGATCTTGCTCAACCCCATGGTCCGCGACGGCCAGATGGACATCCCGGCGCGCAATGTGTTGCTGGAATCCATGACCGATGCGGTCGCCGAGCACGTGCTGCAGCACAATTATGATCAGAGCCTGGCGCTGACCATCGCGCGCGAACACGCCGCCGAAGACATCGACGCCCACGAGCGCCTGATGGACCGTCTGGAGAAAGCCGGCCAGCTTGACCGCAAGGTGGAGGGCCTGCCCGCCGCCGAACAATTGCGCGAGCTGAAGGAGCAGGGCCTGGGCCTGACCCGGCCCGAGATCGCGGTGCTGGCCAGCTATGCCAAGATCACGCTCTTTGACGCGCTGGTGGCGTCCAGCGCGCCGGATGATCCGCATTTCTCCGGCATGCTGGTCACCTACTTCCCCGATCATCTCGCCAGTCATGCCGAGGCCATGCACGGCCACAGGCTGAAGCGCGAAATCATCGCCACGCGTCTGGCCAATGACATGGTCAATCTGGGCGGGCCGACCTTCCTGTCGCGCGCCATCGAGAGCACCGGGGCGAATGTGGACGCCATCGCCCGCGCCTTCGAGGCGGGCCGGCGGATATTCCGCTTCAAGGACTTCACCGACCGCATCAATGCGCTGGACAACAAGGCCCCCGCCAGCGTCCAGACCGCCCTGCATGACGAGGTGATCCGCCTCCTGCGCCGCCAGACTTACTGGCTCGCCCGCCGGGCCATGGGCCGAGACGCGGCGCCCATCGCCGAGGTCATCGCCGCCTACCAGCCCGGCGTGGACGCGCTCAAGACGCTGGTGGACACGGTCGTCTCGCCTCACGACGCCGATGGCATCGCCAGCCGCATGCAGGCCTATGTGGACCAGGGCGCGCCGGTGGACCTAGCGTCCGACGTGGCGCGGCTCAAACCGCTCACCTCCTCGTCCGACGTCATCGATCTGGCGCGCGAATCCGCCTGGCCGCTGGCGGCGGCCGCCGCGCTCTATCACGCGGTCGGCGCGCGTTTCCGCTTTGATGTTCTGCGCGGGGCGGGCGGGCAGCTGTCCTCCAGCCTGCACTGGGACCGGCTGGCCATGCGCCGCCTGATTGAGGACCTCTACGCCAGCCAGTACGCGCTCACCACGCAGGTTTCGGCCTATGCCGCCAAAGCCGGCGGGGCGCTGGCGGCCGGGGTGGAGAACCCCGACCGCGACTGGGCCGTGCATTTGGTGGAAAGCTGGACCTCCCAGCACAGCGCCGAGGTGGACCGGGCCGACCGGACGCTGGAGGAGCTGGGAAGCTCGGGTGTTTGGGCGCTGTCAAAAGTGGCCATCGCCTCCACCCAGCTGCGCGAGCTGGCGGGGTGTCAGACCGCAAACCAGACGGCAAGCTGGCCGGAAAGCTAA
- a CDS encoding ABC transporter ATP-binding protein: MSAAALINASVVLAGRPALDGVSFSIEPGEFVALTGPNGAGKSTAIRALLGLVPLSAGEARLGGDPVQSLSPSERGRRAAWLAQDRSSAWAIRVKDLAALGRFAWSGAPYERLAEEDRAIVDDALERAGAAALADRPLDALSGGEQARAHLARALAARAPVLAVDEPANALDLRHQHEAMAVLRAEADRGAAVIAALHDLDAAARWADRVIVLNQGRVAADAAPAAALSEELLAGVFGVRRRPQGGYEPV; encoded by the coding sequence ATGAGCGCCGCCGCCCTGATCAACGCCAGCGTCGTGCTGGCCGGGCGTCCGGCGCTGGATGGAGTTTCGTTCAGTATTGAGCCGGGCGAGTTCGTGGCGCTGACCGGTCCCAATGGCGCGGGCAAGTCGACGGCTATTCGCGCTCTGCTCGGGCTCGTCCCCTTGAGCGCGGGCGAGGCCCGGCTGGGCGGTGACCCAGTGCAGTCGCTGTCGCCGTCCGAGCGCGGACGGCGCGCGGCGTGGCTGGCGCAGGACCGGTCCAGCGCGTGGGCGATAAGGGTGAAGGATCTGGCTGCGCTGGGGCGCTTCGCCTGGTCGGGCGCGCCCTATGAGCGGCTGGCTGAGGAGGACCGCGCCATCGTGGATGACGCGCTTGAGCGGGCGGGCGCGGCGGCGCTGGCGGACCGGCCACTGGACGCCCTGTCCGGCGGGGAGCAGGCGCGCGCGCATCTGGCTCGTGCTCTTGCCGCCCGGGCGCCGGTGCTGGCGGTGGATGAACCAGCCAATGCGCTGGATTTGCGCCACCAGCATGAGGCCATGGCCGTGCTGCGCGCCGAAGCGGACCGGGGCGCGGCGGTGATCGCGGCGCTGCACGATCTCGACGCCGCGGCGCGCTGGGCTGACCGGGTGATCGTGCTCAATCAGGGCCGCGTCGCCGCCGACGCCGCGCCCGCCGCAGCGCTCAGCGAAGAGCTTCTGGCGGGCGTGTTCGGCGTGCGCCGTCGCCCGCAGGGCGGTTACGAGCCGGTTTAG
- a CDS encoding iron ABC transporter permease, with product MTRLQLNALLALAGLAAILAGLMAGSAPLSFADTLAGLVGAGPEGARLIVQEIRLPRVLAAFLTGAALGASGALLQGLLRNPLADPGVLGVSAMAALGAVIAIWFGLAAISAFAVPLMAIAFAALAAAILAGLAAARLSVVQLILAGVGLSSFAGALSALAMNLAPTPFTLSDLVNWLLGSVANRSFTDLALAAPFWIVGAALAALALPGLRALTLGEDTALSLGANVSRTRLLAILASALLTGGAVAVAGMIGFVGIVAPHLVRPLVRHDPGDLILPSALAAGALLALADLAIRLAPFTQELKLGVAAALIGAPAFIWIAARSASIGR from the coding sequence ATGACCCGACTTCAGCTCAACGCATTGCTGGCGCTCGCCGGTCTCGCCGCGATCCTCGCCGGTCTCATGGCGGGCAGCGCGCCTCTGAGCTTTGCCGACACGCTGGCCGGGCTTGTGGGCGCCGGGCCGGAGGGGGCCCGCCTGATTGTTCAGGAAATCCGCCTGCCGCGCGTGCTGGCGGCGTTTCTGACCGGCGCGGCATTGGGGGCGTCGGGCGCGCTGTTGCAGGGTCTCTTGCGCAATCCGCTGGCCGATCCCGGCGTGCTGGGGGTTAGCGCCATGGCGGCGCTGGGCGCGGTGATCGCGATCTGGTTTGGTCTCGCCGCCATCAGCGCTTTCGCGGTTCCCCTCATGGCCATCGCCTTTGCCGCGCTGGCCGCAGCGATCCTGGCCGGCCTCGCCGCCGCGCGCCTGTCGGTGGTGCAGCTCATATTGGCGGGGGTCGGCCTGTCGAGCTTTGCCGGCGCCTTGAGCGCGCTGGCGATGAATCTGGCGCCCACGCCCTTCACCTTGAGTGATCTGGTTAACTGGCTGCTGGGTTCGGTGGCCAACCGCTCCTTCACCGATCTGGCGCTGGCCGCGCCGTTCTGGATCGTTGGCGCCGCTCTGGCGGCGCTGGCCCTGCCGGGCCTGCGCGCCCTGACGCTGGGCGAGGACACGGCGCTGAGCCTGGGCGCGAACGTGTCGCGCACCCGCCTGCTGGCGATCCTGGCCAGCGCGCTCCTCACCGGCGGGGCGGTGGCGGTGGCGGGGATGATCGGCTTTGTCGGCATTGTCGCGCCGCATCTGGTGCGCCCGCTTGTGCGCCATGATCCGGGCGATCTCATCTTGCCGAGCGCACTGGCCGCCGGGGCGTTGCTGGCGCTGGCGGACCTGGCGATCCGGCTCGCGCCATTCACGCAGGAACTTAAGCTGGGCGTCGCCGCGGCCTTGATCGGCGCCCCGGCCTTTATCTGGATCGCGGCGCGCAGCGCGAGCATTGGCCGATGA
- a CDS encoding ABC transporter substrate-binding protein, giving the protein MMLRAGALAALAVACLAGLAGGAERPRVVSLDYCADQYALALADRDQIAAIATGPDDAHSALRARAAGLPRVRDSAEDVLALAPDLIVRSFGGGVRAQAFYARTGLEVHDLGFPRSFADIAATIARAGDALGQDARAAELIAAMQADLDAAAAPGVRARALYLTPGGVTSGSGTLIHAMIEAAGLENAAAADGASGWVSVPLETLVLDPPELIITGFFNQPDILADQWSLTRHRVLTDLLAHTPAIHLDGALIGCSDWGLATAARILREETNILLGPDS; this is encoded by the coding sequence ATGATGTTGCGCGCGGGCGCTCTGGCGGCTCTGGCCGTCGCTTGTCTCGCCGGTCTTGCCGGCGGGGCGGAGCGTCCGCGCGTCGTATCGCTGGATTATTGCGCCGACCAGTATGCGCTGGCGCTGGCGGACCGTGACCAGATCGCCGCCATCGCCACCGGCCCCGATGACGCCCACTCGGCATTGCGGGCCAGGGCGGCGGGCCTGCCCCGGGTGCGTGACAGCGCCGAGGACGTGCTGGCGCTGGCGCCGGACCTGATCGTGCGCAGCTTTGGCGGCGGGGTGCGGGCGCAGGCTTTCTACGCGCGCACCGGGCTTGAGGTGCATGATCTGGGCTTCCCGCGCAGCTTTGCCGACATCGCCGCCACCATCGCCCGCGCCGGTGACGCGCTGGGTCAGGACGCGCGCGCCGCTGAGCTGATCGCGGCCATGCAGGCCGATCTCGACGCAGCCGCCGCCCCCGGCGTGCGCGCCCGCGCCCTGTATCTGACCCCGGGCGGGGTGACGTCGGGGTCCGGCACGCTGATCCACGCCATGATCGAGGCGGCGGGGCTGGAGAATGCGGCGGCCGCAGACGGGGCGAGCGGCTGGGTCAGCGTGCCGCTGGAGACGCTGGTGCTCGACCCGCCCGAGCTGATCATCACCGGCTTCTTCAACCAGCCCGATATTCTCGCCGACCAGTGGAGCCTGACGCGCCACCGCGTGCTCACGGATTTGCTTGCGCACACGCCGGCCATCCATCTGGACGGGGCGCTGATCGGGTGCAGCGACTGGGGTCTGGCGACAGCCGCGCGCATCCTGCGTGAAGAAACCAATATCCTGCTGGGACCGGACTCATGA
- a CDS encoding TonB-dependent receptor: MSFTLAGLAALALAHSAAAADTATETETGTETSNPADVIEVTAVRLPALVSESAAAITLIGRAELDRAAFVVDALAAAPGVTINQSGAFGGASAVRIRGASGGQTLVLVDGVPVNDATSPGGAYNFAALDPDAVERIEILRGAQSVIWGSDAIGGVVSIQTRRAAPGTGVSGFAEAGSFDTVRAGAAFEASGDAGALRIGASTFNTGGISKADERDGNTERDGYDALTLHASGRLELGGAGALDLAARQTRARTEYDGFGLPTGVIDSDDFDKTRDRSASLRWSNSFAGDAITAQALIGYSDIERDVFSAFPFSARGERTIARVDGAWTLEAGHRLAAGLDLERSQADGVSSRQEGVFVLAELRPAAGMVLSAGVRRDESDRYGGATTGRVGASAQVSEAVRLRANAGTGFRAPSIFQTSFFCCGATAPNADLRAEESIGYDIGADVTLAGGRIMLEATWFAQDITDLIDFSFAAGGYENIARADTYGAELAARAALSDQWSVSASYAWLEAEDGTGARLARLPRHTADAALSYESDRWGATVSGRYNSEEFDANGTVPAWTRLDLNAHYQLTSRLQVYGWVENLLDRHYQQVFGYGTPGRSAWAGVRLSR; encoded by the coding sequence ATGAGTTTCACTTTAGCGGGCCTTGCGGCCCTGGCGCTGGCGCACAGCGCGGCGGCGGCTGACACGGCCACCGAAACAGAAACCGGAACCGAAACCTCCAACCCTGCCGACGTGATTGAAGTCACGGCGGTGCGCCTGCCCGCCCTGGTCAGCGAAAGCGCCGCCGCGATCACGCTGATCGGCCGGGCCGAGCTGGACCGGGCGGCGTTCGTGGTCGATGCGCTGGCCGCGGCGCCGGGCGTGACCATCAATCAGAGCGGCGCCTTTGGCGGCGCGTCGGCGGTGCGCATTCGCGGCGCCTCGGGCGGCCAGACGCTGGTGCTGGTCGATGGCGTGCCGGTCAATGACGCGACGTCGCCCGGCGGCGCCTATAATTTCGCGGCGCTGGACCCGGACGCGGTGGAGCGCATCGAGATTCTGCGCGGCGCCCAGTCGGTGATCTGGGGATCGGACGCCATTGGCGGGGTGGTCTCGATCCAGACGCGGCGCGCGGCGCCGGGGACGGGCGTCAGCGGGTTCGCCGAAGCCGGATCGTTCGACACGGTGCGCGCCGGTGCGGCGTTCGAGGCGTCTGGTGACGCGGGCGCGCTGCGCATCGGCGCCAGCACGTTCAACACCGGCGGCATTTCCAAGGCCGATGAGCGCGACGGCAATACCGAGCGGGACGGCTATGACGCCCTGACCCTGCACGCCAGCGGCCGGCTGGAGCTGGGCGGCGCCGGGGCGCTGGACCTGGCTGCGCGCCAGACCCGCGCGCGCACCGAGTATGACGGGTTCGGCCTGCCCACGGGCGTCATCGACAGCGATGATTTTGACAAGACGCGCGATCGGTCAGCCTCCTTGCGGTGGTCCAACAGCTTCGCCGGCGACGCCATCACCGCTCAGGCGCTGATCGGCTATAGCGATATCGAGCGCGATGTGTTCAGCGCCTTCCCCTTCAGCGCGCGCGGCGAGCGCACCATTGCCCGCGTGGACGGCGCCTGGACGCTAGAGGCTGGCCACAGGCTGGCGGCGGGGCTGGATCTGGAGCGGTCGCAAGCCGATGGCGTCAGCTCGCGCCAGGAAGGCGTGTTCGTGCTGGCCGAGCTGCGGCCCGCCGCCGGCATGGTGCTGTCGGCGGGCGTGCGCCGGGACGAATCCGACCGCTATGGCGGGGCGACCACGGGCCGTGTCGGCGCCTCCGCCCAGGTATCGGAGGCGGTGCGTCTGCGCGCCAATGCCGGGACCGGTTTCCGGGCGCCGAGCATTTTCCAGACCAGTTTCTTCTGTTGCGGCGCCACGGCCCCGAATGCAGACCTGAGGGCCGAAGAGAGCATCGGCTATGATATCGGCGCCGACGTCACGCTGGCGGGCGGGCGGATCATGCTCGAAGCCACCTGGTTTGCCCAGGACATCACCGACCTCATAGACTTCTCCTTTGCCGCTGGCGGGTATGAGAATATTGCGCGCGCCGATACGTACGGGGCAGAGCTGGCGGCGCGCGCAGCGCTGTCCGATCAGTGGAGCGTCAGCGCCAGCTATGCCTGGCTGGAGGCTGAGGACGGGACCGGAGCGCGGCTCGCGCGCCTGCCGCGCCATACCGCTGATGCGGCGCTGAGCTATGAGTCGGACCGCTGGGGCGCGACCGTGTCGGGCCGCTATAACAGCGAGGAATTCGACGCCAATGGCACGGTTCCCGCCTGGACGCGGCTTGACCTGAACGCCCACTACCAGCTGACCTCGCGCCTGCAGGTGTATGGCTGGGTGGAGAACCTTCTGGACCGTCACTACCAGCAGGTCTTCGGCTATGGCACGCCGGGCCGCTCGGCCTGGGCCGGGGTCAGGTTGTCGCGATGA
- a CDS encoding DUF6265 family protein yields MRATLIALCLALTGMASPALADEPAFGWLAGHWRSENDDRISEEIWMAPEGGLMTGMGRTIRDGRAVSFEFLYITTGEDAAYFAQPGGRAPVRFGLVAQDGERAVFENPDHDFPQRIEYARAGDTLTATISTMDRERTFSWSWTRQD; encoded by the coding sequence ATGCGCGCCACCCTGATCGCCCTTTGTCTTGCGCTGACCGGTATGGCCTCGCCCGCCCTGGCCGATGAGCCGGCGTTTGGCTGGCTCGCCGGTCACTGGCGCAGCGAGAATGACGACCGCATCTCCGAAGAAATCTGGATGGCGCCCGAAGGCGGGCTGATGACCGGGATGGGCCGCACCATCCGCGACGGCCGGGCGGTGAGCTTTGAGTTTCTTTACATCACCACCGGCGAGGACGCGGCCTATTTCGCCCAGCCGGGCGGGCGGGCGCCCGTGCGCTTCGGCCTGGTGGCGCAGGACGGCGAGCGCGCCGTGTTTGAAAACCCGGACCATGATTTCCCCCAGCGCATCGAATACGCGCGCGCGGGCGACACTCTGACCGCGACTATCTCCACTATGGATCGCGAACGCACCTTCAGCTGGAGCTGGACGCGTCAGGACTAG
- the mdh gene encoding malate dehydrogenase: MARKKIALIGAGMIGGTLAHICAREELGDVVLMDLAEGVARGKALDLDQASAVFGKDSHLTGGSVEDYAPIAGADVCIVTAGVPRKPGMSRDDLLGINLKVMKSVGAGIKAHAPDAFVICITNPLDAMVWALREFSGLPHEKVVGMAGVLDSARFRWFLAEEFGVSVEDVTAFVMGGHGDTMVPLTRYSTVAGIPVPDLIKMGWTTQDKIDAIVARTRSGGGEIVQLLGTGSAFYAPAESAVAMAKSYLNDKKRVLPCAAHLTGQFGVDGMYVGVPIVIGAGGVEKVVEISLNAEEQAMFDHSVASVKGLVDACKGIDPSLA; this comes from the coding sequence ATGGCTCGCAAAAAGATCGCCCTTATCGGCGCCGGCATGATCGGCGGCACGCTCGCCCATATTTGCGCCCGCGAGGAGCTGGGCGATGTGGTGCTGATGGACCTCGCTGAAGGCGTGGCCAGGGGCAAGGCGCTCGATCTCGATCAGGCAAGCGCGGTGTTCGGCAAGGACAGCCATCTCACCGGCGGCTCGGTGGAGGATTACGCGCCCATCGCCGGGGCTGATGTGTGCATCGTCACCGCCGGCGTGCCGCGCAAGCCGGGCATGAGCCGCGATGATCTTCTGGGCATCAATCTGAAAGTCATGAAATCGGTGGGCGCGGGCATCAAGGCCCATGCGCCGGACGCCTTCGTGATATGTATCACCAACCCGCTGGACGCCATGGTCTGGGCCCTGCGCGAGTTCTCCGGCCTGCCCCACGAGAAGGTGGTGGGGATGGCCGGCGTGCTGGATTCGGCGCGCTTCCGCTGGTTCCTGGCCGAAGAGTTCGGCGTCTCGGTCGAAGACGTCACGGCCTTCGTCATGGGCGGCCATGGCGACACCATGGTGCCGCTGACGCGCTATTCCACCGTGGCCGGCATCCCGGTGCCGGACCTCATCAAGATGGGCTGGACCACGCAGGACAAGATCGACGCCATCGTGGCGCGCACCCGCTCGGGCGGCGGCGAGATCGTGCAGCTTCTGGGCACCGGCTCGGCCTTCTACGCCCCGGCTGAAAGCGCCGTGGCCATGGCCAAATCCTATCTCAACGACAAAAAGCGCGTCCTGCCCTGCGCCGCGCACCTGACCGGCCAGTTCGGCGTGGACGGCATGTATGTCGGCGTGCCCATCGTGATCGGCGCAGGCGGCGTGGAAAAAGTGGTCGAGATCAGCCTCAACGCCGAAGAACAGGCCATGTTCGACCACTCCGTCGCCTCGGTGAAGGGCCTGGTCGACGCCTGCAAGGGCATAGATCCGAGCCTGGCCTGA